The Impatiens glandulifera chromosome 8, dImpGla2.1, whole genome shotgun sequence genome includes a window with the following:
- the LOC124911716 gene encoding uncharacterized protein LOC124911716, translating into MLLGRLLIIRPNSKHALGFLNGEEESHLASWPCKHLQHRTGFHGVSMGSAQSSWNSRKNGTFSMNEQSGSEPGKWVLSRSVLSNRVSLFLKTPSGFGKFFNRAYASLMANQDDSEERKQDELLDVVIKQVSAGSDQLIMSDGNNSNGNGGGNKRKNGDNNGDDGGENMLALVWLWYWRWWQHRESNKPDKDNNIDNINMNPLRFFEKIYTDDINMNPLRFFEKIYTDVIFIPISRLVFEVFPLDAFTTLLTEVHVSRGMPRLSAYLKALWTTLWLVCLLMAVLIMFALGVLAIGPIALALMALESYLWPPPPPNHSDDRDDDNEDVS; encoded by the exons ATGCTTCTGGGCAGATTACTTATCATTCGTCCCAACTCCAAACACGCCCTAGGTTTCCTTAATGGGGAAGAAGAATCTCATTTGGCTTCTTGGCCTTGTAAGCATCTGCAACATAGAACAGGGTTCCATGGAGTTTCAATGGGTTCTGCTCAATCTTCATGGAACTCAAGAAAGAATGGAACTTTTTCCATGAATGAACAATCTGGATCCGAACCTGGCAAGTGGGTATTATCTAGATCTGTTTTATCAAACAGAGTTAGCTTGTTCTTGAAAACGCCATCTGGATTTGGTAAGTTTTTCAACAGAGCTTATGCTAGCCTAATGGCGAATCAAGATGATTCTGAAGAAAGGAAACAAGATGAGCTTTTGGATGTTGTAATCAAACAAGTTTCTGCAGGATCTGATCA ATTAATCATGTCTGATGGAAATAATAGCAATGGCAATGGAGGAGGCAATAAAAGGAAAAATGGCGACAACAATGGAGATGATGGCGGCGAAAACATGTTGGCTTTGGTTTGGTTATGGTACTGGAGGTGGTGGCAGCATCGTGAATCAAACAAACCCGACAAAGACAACAATATCGACAACATCAACATGAACCCATTAAGGTTTTTCGAAAAGATCTATACTGACGACATCAACATGAACCCATTAAGGTTTTTCGAAAAGATCTATACTGATGTGATATTCATCCCAATATCAAGACTTGTTTTTGAGGTCTTTCCATTAGATGCATTCACAACATTGCTAACAGAGGTACATGTGTCACGCGGAATGCCGCGTTTGTCTGCATATCTGAAGGCCTTATGGACGACACTATGGCTGGTATGCTTGTTAATGGCAGTTCTTATCATGTTTGCTCTGGGGGTTCTCGCGATAGGACCAATTGCCTTGGCTTTAATGGCGCTCGAGTCCTATCTATGGCCTCCACCACCACCCAATCACAGTGATGATCGCGACGATGATAATGAGGATGTATCATAG
- the LOC124911301 gene encoding polyphenol oxidase, chloroplastic-like, with product MTSFTFPATMPASTTVALSLSFRLPSSNKTPQSHTNHYRSYHKLNVKCKMNQPGELDRRDVLIGLGGLYTASNLPQPALADPVLAPDLTQCGAADLPEGANPVNCCPPSVRNKIVPFKLPPPTRLRIRPASHLVDKKYVEKFERAVRLMKALPSTDPRSFYQQANIHCAYCDGAYDQVNYPGLELQVHNSWLFFPWHRYYLYFFEKILGKLIDDPTFAMPFWNWDNPAGMPIPAIYSNPNSPLYDPLRDPLHQPPTLVNFNYDGTDPTSTNEEQISDNLALMYKQMISNGKKANSFLGEPYRAGSEADPGGGSIENSPHGPVHGWTGDRNQPNGENMGNFYSAGRDPIFMAHHSNIDRLWAVWNTLGGRRRNFTDTDWLNTSFAFYDENAQLVEVKVRDCLDEKRLGYTFQTVPNLWLGARPKPTTRTTTLQSREIKIPTKTKTTTTTSEATTPIVLDKKPVTVKVIRPKQKKRSKKEKEEEEEVLLIEGIELDKDSFVKFDVLVNDEDDGATFTGPNKAEFAGTFVNVPHLHKEGKKMKIKTCLRLGITDLLEDLDVEDDDSVLVTIVPKRVTTTVTIASIKIVFE from the coding sequence ATGACATCTTTTACATTTCCGGCCACCATGCCAGCATCAACCACGGTAGCATTATCCTTGTCTTTCCGACTACCCTCGTCGAATAAGACACCACAAAGCCACACAAATCATTACCGTTCATACCACAAACTAAACGTGAAATGCAAAATGAACCAACCAGGCGAATTAGATAGGAGAGACGTGTTAATCGGGCTAGGTGGTCTATACACCGCATCCAACTTACCACAACCCGCACTCGCGGATCCAGTTCTAGCACCGGATCTCACTCAATGCGGTGCAGCCGACCTGCCCGAGGGCGCCAACCCGGTGAACTGCTGCCCACCCTCGGTTAGAAACAAGATTGTTCCTTTCAAGCTGCCACCACCTACTAGACTTCGAATCCGGCCGGCTTCTCATTTGGTAGATAAGAAGTATGTCGAGAAGTTCGAAAGAGCGGTTAGGCTCATGAAGGCTCTTCCATCAACCGATCCTCGTAGCTTCTATCAACAAGCTAATATTCATTGTGCTTATTGTGATGGAGCTTATGATCAAGTCAATTATCCGGGTTTGGAGCTCCAAGTTCATAACTCGTGGCTATTCTTTCCTTGGCATAGGTATTACCTCTATTTCTTCGAGAAAATATTGGGAAAACTTATCGACGATCCAACTTTCGCCATGCCATTTTGGAACTGGGATAACCCGGCAGGAATGCCAATACCCGCCATCTACTCGAACCCTAACTCCCCACTTTACGACCCGCTTCGAGACCCTCTTCATCAACCTCCCACTTTGGTTAACTTCAACTACGATGGAACCGATCCAACTTCTACCAATGAGGAGCAAATATCCGATAACCTAGCCCTCATGTATAAACAAATGATATCCAATGGTAAAAAGGCCAACTCATTCCTAGGCGAACCATATCGGGCAGGATCCGAAGCGGATCCTGGCGGTGGTTCGATTGAGAATTCTCCTCACGGACCAGTTCATGGTTGGACAGGGGACCGTAATCAACCTAATGGTGAGAACATGGGAAACTTCTACTCTGCGGGTCGGGACCCTATATTTATGGCTCACCATTCGAACATTGACCGGCTTTGGGCGGTGTGGAATACCCTTGGAGGGCGTCGACGTAACTTCACCGATACGGATTGGTTAAACACGTCGTTCGCGTTCTACGACGAGAACGCTCAGTTAGTTGAGGTTAAAGTAAGAGATTGCTTGGATGAGAAGAGACTAGGTTACACTTTTCAAACCGTGCCTAATCTATGGCTCGGTGCCAGGCCGAAGCCTACGACACGAACTACAACTCTTCAATCCAGGGAGATCAAGATACcgaccaaaaccaaaaccacaacaacaacaagTGAGGCGACGACACCGATAGTGTTGGATAAAAAACCGGTGACGGTGAAAGTGATTAGGCCGAAGCAAAAGAAGAGGAGTAAAAAGGAGaaggaagaagaggaagaagtgTTGTTAATCGAGGGAATTGAACTTGATAAGGATTCTTTTGTGAAATTCGACGTTTTGGTGAACGATGAGGACGATGGGGCGACGTTTACCGGGCCGAATAAGGCGGAGTTTGCAGGGACATTCGTGAACGTGCCTCATTTGCATAAAGAagggaagaagatgaagataaaaACATGTTTGAGGCTTGGGATTACGGATTTGCTTGAAGATTTGGATgttgaagatgatgatagtGTTTTAGTCACTATAGTACCAAAACGCGTCACTACAACTGTCACTATAGCTAGTATTAAAATTGTCTTTGAATGA
- the LOC124911720 gene encoding uncharacterized protein LOC124911720: MGGGGSSAKSSTSQPQKYIDSVSFIPAAVFCTSSFFSFRIKAKRSQHFSSFRIMKEFSRIMQELDSRIVLLLMFLLDLAAFALTMAAVQTKTKATLHQSVDGTIYCVYSSNIASRFAVASMFLLSVSQTIVTVATQCLCFGKILRPGNWRISAIMLFITCWISFLVSEMFLFYGSVKDASLTNYRHSNNLPCFTLSSRVFGIAALLIVVTATASQTYYVSYVKTDGSNSLPSTTSNTSIGMGAY, encoded by the exons ATGGGTGGAGGAGGATCTAGTGCAA AATCCAGTACCAGCCAGCCTCAGAAGTATATTGACTCCGTTTCATTCATTCCAGCAGCAGTTTTCTGCacttcatctttcttctctttcaGGATCAAGGCCAAGAGATCACAGCATTTCTCGTCATTCCG AATAATGAAAGAATTTTCCAGAATAATGCAAGAATTGGACTCAAGGATCGTCTTACTATTGATGTTTCTCCTTGATCTAGCTGCTTTTGCACTTACAATGGCCGCCGTTCAGACGAAGACTAAA GCAACACTACACCAATCAGTTGATGGCACTATCTATTGTGTGTATAGTTCAAACATTGCGAGTAGATTTGCTGTTGCATCTATGTTTTTACTTTCAGTCAGTCAGACTATAGTAACTGTTGCAACCCAATGCTTATGCTTTGGCAAGATTCTAAGGCCTGGAAATTGGAGGATATCAGCAATAATGTTATTCATCACTTgctg GATATCATTTCTTGTTAGTGAAATGTTCTTGTTCTATGGTTCGGTAAAGGATGCAAGCCTTACAAACTATAGGCATTCGAATAATCTGCCTTGTTTCACGTTAAGCAGTCGAGTGTTTGGAATTGCAGCTCTTCTTATTGTTGTCACTGCCACTGCCTCTCAAACCTATTATGTTAGCTATGTCAAGACCGACGGAAGCAATTCCCTTCCTTCGACGACATCAAACACTAGTATAGGGATGGGAGCTTATTAA
- the LOC124912101 gene encoding bifunctional epoxide hydrolase 2-like: MDQIQHTYVKVNGLNIHLAETGSSSSDKVVIFLHGFPEIWYSWRHQLIAAGKAGYRAIALDFRGYGLSDAPPEPEKATFKDTISDLLAILDALIIPKVFLVAKDWGSRTAYDFTLLYPERVSGIITFGAPFVPPGPAQWVMKLPEGVYVSRWQESGRAEAEFARFDAKTIVRNVYILFSRSEIPMATAVDQEIMDLVEPSTPLPAWFSEQDLQVYGDLYEKSGFRTALKVPYRSLGEVYDLPDRKIETPTLLIVGEKDFSLKFLGMEEIIRSGKAKTFVPNLEISYISEGSHFTQEQFPDKVNELVLDFLSKHD, translated from the exons ATGGATCAGATACAGCACACTTACGTGAAGGTGAACGGTCTCAACATTCACTTAGCCGAGACTGGATCCTCCTCCTCCGACAAGGTGGTGATATTCCTTCATGGGTTCCCGGAGATTTGGTATTCATGGCGGCACCAGTTGATCGCCGCCGGAAAAGCCGGCTACCGGGCAATTGCGTTGGATTTCAGGGGATATGGGTTGTCCGATGCCCCACCAGAACCTGAGAAGGCAACTTTCAAAGATACTATCAGTGATCTACTCGCCATCCTTGATGCTTTGATTATTCCGAAG GTGTTTCTTGTTGCTAAGGATTGGGGATCAAGAACTGCATACGATTTTACACTTCTTTACCCGGAAAGAGTTTCAGGAATCATCACATTTGGAGCACCATTTGTCCCCCCTGGTCCGGCTCAGTGGGTAATGAAATTACCGGAGGGTGTCTACGTCTCTAGATGGCAG GAATCTGGACGAGCTGAAGCAGAGTTTGCTCGTTTTGATGCCAAAACCATTGTGAGAAATGTCTACATTTTGTTCTCAAGAAGTGAAATCCCGATGGCTACTGCTGTTGATCAGGAGATTATGGATCTTGTAGAACCGTCCACTCCTTTGCCAGCTTGGTTCTCTGAACAAGATCTCCAAGTGTATGGTGATTTGTATGAGAAATCAGGATTTCGCACTGCTTTGAAAGTCCCATATAG GTCACTGGGAGAAGTCTATGACTTGCCAGATCGAAAAATTGAAACTCCAACATTGCTGATAGTAGGCGAGAAAGATTTCTCATTAAAGTTTCTAGGAATGGAGGAAATCATAAGAAGCGGGAAGGCGAAAACCTTTGTCCCGAATTTGGAGATAAGTTATATTTCGGAAGGAAGCCATTTCACGCAGGAGCAATTCCCGGATAAGGTGAATGAACTTGTTCTTGATTTCTTGAGCAAGCATGATTAA
- the LOC124911996 gene encoding AB hydrolase superfamily protein YfhM-like, whose product MFPVFACKDSFLLFQLIFPSLTLCCQRLSMDQIQHNYVESNNGVKIHLAEIGAGETVVLFLHGFPEIWYSWRHQMIAAAKAGYRAIAPDFRGYGLSDASPEPDKTTFKDTVADLLAILDSLTIPKVFLVAKDWGTRPAYLLAFLHPTRVSGIITLGVPYMPPSPEERKRLLPEGFYISRWREPGRAEADFSRFDAKTVVKNVYILFSKSEIPIADENQEIMDLVEPSTPLPSWFSDEDLKAYGDLYENSGLQTALQVPYRSIGEVINLPNSTVDCPALLIMGEEDYFIKFPGVEDYVRSGNAKFFVPKLETIYVPQGSHFVQEQFPDKVNELILAFLSSQAIATTE is encoded by the exons ATGTTCCCCGTTTTTGCATGTAAAGATTCTTTCTTATTGTTTCAACTCATCTTCCCTTCTCTCACTCTGTGTTGTCAAAGGTTATCCATGGACCAGATACAGCACAACTACGTTGAATCCAACAACGGTGTGAAGATTCACTTAGCCGAGATCGGAGCCGGCGAAACTGTCGTCCTTTTCCTTCACGGATTTCCTGAGATCTGGTACTCATGGCGCCATCAAATGATTGCCGCCGCGAAAGCCGGTTACCGAGCTATTGCGCCAGATTTCAGAGGTTACGGCTTGTCAGATGCCTCACCAGAACCTGACAAGACGACATTCAAAGATACTGTCGCAGATCTCCTTGCAATCCTAGATTCCTTGACTATTCCAAAG GTGTTTCTTGTTGCTAAAGATTGGGGAACTCGACCTGCATATCTTTTAGCATTTCTTCATCCGACAAGAGTTTCAGGAATCATAACACTTGGAGTTCCATACATGCCTCCATCTCCAGAAGAACGAAAAAGATTGCTTCCTGAAGGTTTCTATATCTCAAGATGGCGG GAACCTGGACGAGCTGAAGCTGATTTTAGTCGTTTTGATGCTAAAACTGTTGTAAAAAATGTTTACATCTTGTTCTCAAAAAGTGAAATCCCCATAGCTGATGAGAATCAGGAAATTATGGATTTAGTTGAACCATCAACTCCATTACCATCTTGGTTCAGTGATGAAGATCTCAAAGCTTATGGTGACTTGTATGAAAATTCAGGACTTCAAACAGCATTACAAGTTCCATATAG GTCAATTGGAGAAGTAATAAACTTGCCAAATTCGACAGTGGATTGCCCGGCTTTGCTGATTATGGGCGAGGAggattatttcataaaatttccGGGAGTTGAGGATTACGTAAGGAGTGGAAATGCGAAATTCTTTGTTCCGAAATTGGAGACAATATATGTACCTCAAGGAAGTCATTTTGTGCAAGAGCAATTTCCTGATAAGGTGAATGAGCTTATTCTCGCATTCTTGAGTAGCCAAGCCATTGCCACGACGGAATAA
- the LOC124912628 gene encoding clathrin light chain 2-like isoform X2 encodes MSFDSFDGEASVPVRTSSTHPFDDEDDGYVGFDPTIPSQRFDDSFPTFTDSVDDGSGYVAADADPRGVLAPEYEESSPFTSSIPNSNGNGKSYDLGDDPDGLFSSDGPILPPPGEMQSEEGFALREWRRENTIRLEEKEKMEKEMRIQIIEEGEEFKRAFYEKRKLNIETNKTTNREKEKLYLASGEKFHKEADKNYWKAIGELIPHEVPNIEKKRGKKEAEKKAGITIIQGPKPGKPTDLSRMRHILIKLKHAPPAHMIPPPPPPAAPAKETTTKDGKAIVVAAAANTPESAPVGKDSPVEQEPSSVPVNP; translated from the exons atgtcCTTCGATTCCTTCGATGGCGAAGCTTCTGTACCAGTGAGGACCTCCTCTACTCATCCTTTCGACGACGAAGACGACGGTTACGTCGGATTCGATCCTACCATACCTTCTCAACGTTTCGACGATTCATTTCCAACTTTCACCGATTCTGTTGATGATGGAAGCGGTTACGTCGCCGCTGATGCCGATCCGCGAGGTGTTCTTGCTCCGGAGTACGAAGAG TCTTCTCCGTTTACTTCTTCGATCCCGAATTCGAATGGAAATGGTAAATCGTATGACCTTGGTGATGATCCTGATGGTCTTTTCTCTTCTGATGGACCGATTCTTCCTCCTCCTGGTGAAATGCAGTCGGAAGAAGGATTTGCTCTTCGAGAATGGAGACG TGAAAACACAATTCGACTGGAGGAGAAAGAGAAAATGGAGAAGGAGATGCGGATCCAAATTATCGAAGAAGGGGAAGAGTTTAAACGGGCTTTCTACGAGAAAAGAAAGCTTAATATCGAGACTAATAAAACCACCAACAGAGAAAAAGAGAAG TTGTATTTGGCTTCCGGAGAGAAGTTCCACAAAGAAGCGGATAAAAATTACTGGAAGGCAATAGGAGAACTGATTCCTCATGAAGTTCCGAAcattgaaaagaagagaggaaAGAAGGAAGCCGAAAAGAAAGCAGGAATCACTATCATTCAAGGACCAAAGCCTGGTAAACCAACAGATCTTTCCAGGATGCGTCATATATTGATCAAGCTTAAGCATGCACCTCCGGCTCACATgattcctcctcctccaccaccggCTGCTCCGGCGAAGGAAACCACCACCAAAGATGGAAAGGCGATTGTTGTTGCTGCTGCTGCAAATACTCCCGAGTCAGCACCTGTTGGTAAGGATTCTCCAGTCGAACAAGAACCATCATCTGTGCCGGTCAATCCTTGA
- the LOC124912628 gene encoding clathrin light chain 1-like isoform X1, producing MSFDSFDGEASVPVRTSSTHPFDDEDDGYVGFDPTIPSQRFDDSFPTFTDSVDDGSGYVAADADPRGVLAPEYEEVTVDHDAVNTSSDVFGFETDLNTDFSQSSPFTSSIPNSNGNGKSYDLGDDPDGLFSSDGPILPPPGEMQSEEGFALREWRRENTIRLEEKEKMEKEMRIQIIEEGEEFKRAFYEKRKLNIETNKTTNREKEKLYLASGEKFHKEADKNYWKAIGELIPHEVPNIEKKRGKKEAEKKAGITIIQGPKPGKPTDLSRMRHILIKLKHAPPAHMIPPPPPPAAPAKETTTKDGKAIVVAAAANTPESAPVGKDSPVEQEPSSVPVNP from the exons atgtcCTTCGATTCCTTCGATGGCGAAGCTTCTGTACCAGTGAGGACCTCCTCTACTCATCCTTTCGACGACGAAGACGACGGTTACGTCGGATTCGATCCTACCATACCTTCTCAACGTTTCGACGATTCATTTCCAACTTTCACCGATTCTGTTGATGATGGAAGCGGTTACGTCGCCGCTGATGCCGATCCGCGAGGTGTTCTTGCTCCGGAGTACGAAGAGGTGACTGTAGATCATGATGCGGTGAATACTAGTTCAGATGTATTTGGATTTGAGACTGATCTCAACACTGATTTTTCGCAGTCTTCTCCGTTTACTTCTTCGATCCCGAATTCGAATGGAAATGGTAAATCGTATGACCTTGGTGATGATCCTGATGGTCTTTTCTCTTCTGATGGACCGATTCTTCCTCCTCCTGGTGAAATGCAGTCGGAAGAAGGATTTGCTCTTCGAGAATGGAGACG TGAAAACACAATTCGACTGGAGGAGAAAGAGAAAATGGAGAAGGAGATGCGGATCCAAATTATCGAAGAAGGGGAAGAGTTTAAACGGGCTTTCTACGAGAAAAGAAAGCTTAATATCGAGACTAATAAAACCACCAACAGAGAAAAAGAGAAG TTGTATTTGGCTTCCGGAGAGAAGTTCCACAAAGAAGCGGATAAAAATTACTGGAAGGCAATAGGAGAACTGATTCCTCATGAAGTTCCGAAcattgaaaagaagagaggaaAGAAGGAAGCCGAAAAGAAAGCAGGAATCACTATCATTCAAGGACCAAAGCCTGGTAAACCAACAGATCTTTCCAGGATGCGTCATATATTGATCAAGCTTAAGCATGCACCTCCGGCTCACATgattcctcctcctccaccaccggCTGCTCCGGCGAAGGAAACCACCACCAAAGATGGAAAGGCGATTGTTGTTGCTGCTGCTGCAAATACTCCCGAGTCAGCACCTGTTGGTAAGGATTCTCCAGTCGAACAAGAACCATCATCTGTGCCGGTCAATCCTTGA